From a single Serratia surfactantfaciens genomic region:
- a CDS encoding L,D-transpeptidase family protein produces MKRALSLMGMVFATVLAGTQAASATEYPLPPPDSRLIGENTTYTVPNDGRPLEAIAADYKIGLLGMLEANPGTDPFLPKPGTVLTIPTQMLLPDTKREGIIVNLAELRLYYFPKGENKVIVYPIGIGQTGMHTPLEVTSISQKIPNPTWTPTANIRKRYQSQGVTLPAVVPAGPENPMGLFALRLAMGRGEYLIHGTNANFGIGMRVSSGCIRLRPTDIEALFNMVPRGTRVQVINDPVKVSVEPDGKRYVEVHQPLSRVESDDPQTMPITLSKAEKAFVADGQTDRAMFDSAVVRRSGMPVLVNVGENPSEVSLTPAAAPATNKSPFKGAPISSVN; encoded by the coding sequence ATGAAACGTGCGTTGAGTTTAATGGGCATGGTCTTCGCCACCGTACTGGCCGGCACGCAGGCCGCCAGTGCGACCGAGTACCCGCTGCCGCCGCCGGACAGCCGTCTGATCGGCGAAAACACCACTTATACCGTGCCAAACGACGGCCGTCCGCTGGAGGCGATCGCCGCCGACTACAAGATTGGCCTGCTGGGCATGCTGGAAGCCAACCCCGGCACCGACCCGTTCCTGCCTAAGCCAGGCACGGTGCTGACCATTCCGACCCAAATGCTGCTGCCCGACACCAAGCGTGAAGGGATCATCGTCAACCTGGCCGAGCTGCGTCTTTACTACTTCCCGAAAGGCGAGAATAAAGTAATCGTCTATCCGATCGGCATCGGCCAGACCGGGATGCATACGCCGCTGGAGGTGACCTCCATCAGCCAGAAGATCCCTAACCCGACCTGGACGCCAACCGCCAACATCCGCAAGCGCTATCAGTCCCAGGGCGTGACGCTGCCGGCGGTGGTGCCGGCCGGCCCTGAGAACCCGATGGGGCTGTTCGCCCTGCGTCTGGCGATGGGCCGCGGTGAATACCTGATCCACGGCACCAACGCCAACTTCGGCATCGGCATGCGCGTCAGCTCCGGCTGTATTCGTCTGCGCCCGACCGATATCGAGGCGCTGTTCAATATGGTGCCGCGCGGCACGCGGGTGCAGGTGATCAACGATCCGGTGAAGGTTTCGGTCGAACCGGACGGCAAACGCTATGTTGAAGTGCACCAGCCGCTGTCGCGGGTAGAAAGCGACGATCCGCAGACCATGCCGATCACGCTGTCGAAAGCCGAGAAAGCCTTCGTTGCGGATGGGCAAACCGATCGCGCCATGTTCGATAGCGCGGTTGTACGCCGCTCTGGCATGCCGGTGTTGGTTAACGTGGGGGAGAACCCGTCTGAGGTGAGTTTAACGCCTGCAGCGGCTCCTGCGACGAATAAGAGCCCATTCAAGGGTGCGCCTATCAGTTCGGTGAACTAA
- a CDS encoding major outer membrane lipoprotein: MNRTKLVLGAVILGSTLLAGCSSNAKIDQLSSDVQTLNAKVDQLSNDVNAMRSDVQAAKDDAARANQRLDNQAHAYKK; this comes from the coding sequence ATGAATCGTACTAAACTGGTACTGGGCGCGGTAATCCTGGGTTCCACTCTGCTGGCTGGCTGCTCTAGCAACGCTAAAATCGATCAACTGTCTTCTGACGTTCAGACTCTGAACGCTAAAGTTGATCAGCTGAGCAACGACGTGAACGCAATGCGTTCTGACGTTCAAGCTGCTAAAGACGACGCAGCACGCGCTAACCAGCGTCTGGACAACCAAGCTCACGCTTACAAAAAGTAA
- the pykF gene encoding pyruvate kinase PykF produces MKKTKIVCTIGPKTESEEMLTNLLNAGMNVMRLNFSHGDYEEHGNRIKNMRAVMAKTGINAGILLDTKGPEIRTMKLEGGKDASLVAGQTFTFTTDQSVIGNSERVAVTYAGFAADLKIGNTVLVDDGLIGMEVTNVTENEVICKVLNNGDLGENKGVNLPGVSIQLPALAEKDKRDLIFGCEQGVDFVAASFIRKRSDVLEIREHLKAHGGEQIQIISKIENQEGLNNFDEILEASDGIMVARGDLGVEIPVEEVIFAQKMMIEKCNRARKVVITATQMLDSMIKNPRPTRAEAGDVANAILDGTDAVMLSGESAKGKYPLEAVNIMATICERTDRVMPSRIDTLNDRRKLRITEAVCRGAVETAEKLDAPLIVVATSGGKSAKSVRKYFPNAVILALTTNQTTAHQLVLSKGVIPQMVKEIASTDDFYRIGKEAALASGLAQKGDVVVMVSGALVPSGTTNTASVHVL; encoded by the coding sequence ATGAAAAAGACCAAAATTGTTTGTACCATCGGTCCAAAAACCGAATCGGAAGAAATGCTGACCAACCTGCTCAATGCGGGCATGAACGTGATGCGTCTCAACTTCTCTCACGGCGACTATGAAGAGCACGGCAACCGCATCAAAAACATGCGCGCCGTGATGGCGAAAACCGGTATCAACGCCGGCATCCTGCTGGATACCAAAGGCCCGGAAATTCGCACCATGAAGCTGGAAGGCGGCAAAGACGCCTCACTGGTCGCCGGCCAAACCTTCACCTTCACCACTGACCAGAGCGTGATCGGCAACAGCGAGCGCGTGGCGGTCACCTACGCCGGCTTCGCCGCCGACCTGAAGATCGGCAACACCGTGCTGGTTGACGACGGCCTGATCGGTATGGAAGTCACCAACGTGACCGAGAACGAAGTCATCTGTAAGGTGCTGAACAACGGCGATCTGGGCGAGAACAAAGGCGTTAACCTGCCGGGCGTGTCCATCCAGCTGCCTGCGCTGGCCGAGAAAGACAAACGCGACCTGATCTTCGGCTGCGAGCAAGGCGTCGACTTCGTGGCGGCGTCCTTCATCCGTAAACGCTCTGACGTGCTGGAGATCCGCGAGCACCTGAAAGCCCACGGCGGCGAGCAGATCCAGATCATCTCCAAGATCGAAAACCAGGAAGGCCTGAACAACTTCGACGAAATCCTCGAAGCGTCAGACGGCATCATGGTTGCCCGTGGCGATCTGGGCGTGGAGATCCCGGTAGAAGAAGTGATCTTCGCCCAGAAGATGATGATCGAAAAATGCAACCGTGCGCGTAAAGTGGTGATCACCGCCACCCAGATGCTCGATTCCATGATCAAGAACCCGCGCCCTACCCGTGCGGAAGCCGGCGACGTCGCCAACGCCATCCTGGACGGCACCGACGCCGTCATGCTGTCCGGCGAGAGCGCCAAGGGCAAATACCCGCTGGAAGCGGTCAACATCATGGCGACCATCTGCGAGCGCACCGATCGCGTGATGCCAAGCCGCATCGACACCCTGAACGATCGCCGCAAGCTGCGCATCACCGAAGCGGTGTGCCGCGGCGCGGTTGAAACCGCCGAGAAACTGGACGCGCCACTGATCGTCGTCGCCACCAGCGGCGGCAAATCAGCGAAATCCGTGCGTAAATACTTCCCTAACGCAGTGATCCTGGCGCTGACCACCAACCAGACCACCGCGCATCAGCTGGTGCTGAGCAAGGGCGTCATCCCGCAGATGGTCAAGGAAATCGCCTCCACCGACGACTTCTACCGCATCGGTAAAGAAGCCGCGCTGGCCAGCGGCCTGGCGCAGAAAGGCGACGTCGTGGTGATGGTTTCCGGCGCGCTGGTGCCGAGCGGCACCACCAACACCGCCTCGGTGCACGTGCTGTAA